The stretch of DNA ctaaagctttaggtgcgttgattttcttcttaaggtgcgtcgttttccttcttaaggtgtttgatttgtatgcttaaggtgcgtcaatgttgaaacttaatgtgcgccattttaaaactttaggtgaatggtttgtattcttaaagtgttttgtttgtgtgcttaaggtacgtagtttgtgtactgaaggtgcACGATTTAAAAACTGtaagtgtgtggtttgtgttcttggcttaaggtacgtggtttgtgtacttaaggtgctttgtttttgTAGTAAaggttcacaatttaaaaactttaggtgtgtagtttgtgttcttagcttaaggtgcgACATTTTAATGCTTATTAAGGTGTGTAACCACACAATCACATAGGAAGCTATTCTCACACCCGAatcattccatatatatatatatatatagtctactCTAACATGGTTATAAGCACCTCAGATCAATTCAATTCTTTCTTCACTAAACACACATACGCGAAAAGCTAATCATGGCAAAGTTGTCCAGGTCATACGGGAAGAGCAAACAATGGCATGAATTGAACCTCAATATAGTGGTACAAATGTTTCAAAAGTGAGTAAAGGTGTGACAATTACCATATTAAATATGGGtaacatttgtgtgagaccgttacGTTTTACGGGTCTCAACCCGTGAGAcgggttgaatatttgattaatgggtcggatctttgatatcactaatcaaatatcaaatatccgacccgtctcacgaattgagacATGTGAaatagtctcacacaagtttttgcgtTTAAACATATATGTTTGGATGATTTAGCAAAGAAATGGAGGAAATTAAAGTTGAGAACATGGTGGATTCTGAATCCGCAACTATTAAAAGAAATTGTGATAtctttatatttgtaattattggAGTGATAGAATGTTAGAATCTAAGAGCTTACTATTGTGAAACCTAGCTATTGCAAACATTTTTGTCATTGTATAGCAACAACCTAGAATTAAAATTTGCAACAAATACCTGTCGATCATCTCTGATCTTCTCATCATCTAATCTCCATTATATATCTCAGCAACCTTCTTAGAACTCACCTCATCCAATTATTGATATCCCTTGGAAACAATCAAAGAGTGGCCCTATACTAGCTACCACAACCGCAAACGGACAATAAATATAACGAGTGAATCAAAACCGAAATAATTTCTGAAACTATACCTCATTCTATCAGATAACACGCTCTCATCTGATCTTCCTAAACCGCTGTACCAAAAAACGTGTGTTAAACCATACACAAAGGAGATAACACTGTCGCCATCCTAAACCTAAAAGAggtgtaaaaaaaatatatgcacTTATTATTGTACGTACTGTGAGTGTAGTACGTACGTTGAAGCTGCAGTAACTAGTGGTACGGTTGGGTTGGGCACACGTACATATGAAGTTGTACGCTCAGGCGTAAAGCTAGCAAATCTTTCACTTCTTTAATTTGATACACCCATgttctactactactactattattattattaatgcatAGTGGGATTCATGGGTAGTTATTATAACACATTATGGGGTAGTGGTGATTTAATAATCATGTagagtaaattaccaaaatagtctctcgactatgttgatttcacCTTTTTGGTCCTAGTCATTTTGACTTGGCTAATTCCATCCTTCGACTATCAaatttttaaccattttggtcctccggtGACTTAGACGATAATTTTTTAGGGATATTATTGGAAGTTCACTAGAAAGCAAGAGGAGAGGGCACTAGAGAGCCCAAAAGAAAATGGCGAATTCACATTGAACTTTCAATAATATCACTAAAAATTTGCCGTCTAAATCATCGGAGGACCAGAATGGTTAAAAACCTGATATTCGGAGGATGTAATTAGCCAAGTCAAAATGACTAGGACCAAAAAGATGAAATCAACctagtcgagagaccattttggtaatttactcaATCATGTATAAATAACTatctatataaatgtataagGCACTGCCAAATATAATAGACTTGTCTAGTgacattttctctttcattatctttttttttctagagTTAGGTTATCACTGTAAGTATATATAGTTATTCAGGATTAGGCTATAATTCAAAGCAGAGTCATGTCTTTTCTCCCCTTACTTACTGGAATTTACCTCTTGATTCAAAAATAGCGGTCCAATACCACCTCAGGGTTGTATCATTCATTTACCTGGATTTCTTGAGCTGctaaacaaatataatacagCCTGTGAGTTTGATggtttaatttaatatgaatataattGAAGTGTTAGTTGTTTACCCCCGGCCAGATAGATCCTTATTCATATCACTCCGTGCATTATTGTTTCTTGTCTCCCTGGCGCGTACAAGAGTTAAAGAAGGAGCTGAGGTAGGCGGGCCCCACTTcatcaaattgtttttttttttttttttttttttttttttttttttttttttttttttNNNNNNNNNNNNNNNNNNNNNNNNNNNNNNNNNNNNNNNNNNNNNNNNNNNNNNNNNNNNNNNNNNNNNNNNNNNNNNNNNNNNNNNNNNNNNNNNNNNNNNNNNNNNNNNNNNNNNNNNNNNNNNNNNNNNNNNNNNNNNNNNNNNNNNNNNNNNNNNNNNNNNNNNNNNNNNNNNNNNNNNNNNNNNNNNNNNNNNNNNNNNNNNNNNNNNNNNNNNNNNNNNNNNNNNNNNNNNNNNNNNNNNNNNNNNNNNNNNNNNNNNNNNNNNNNNNNNNNNNNNNNNNNNNNNNNNNNNNNNNNNNNNNNNNNNNNNNNNNNNNNNNNNNNNNNNNNNNNNNNNNNNNNNNNNNNNNNNNNNNNNNNNNNNNNNNNNNNNNNNNNNNNNNNNNNNNNNNNNNNNNNNNNNNNNNNNNNNNNNNNNNNNNNNNNNNNNNNNNNNNNNNNNNNNNNNNNNNNNNNNNNNNNNNNNNNNNNNNNNNNNNNNNNNNNNNNNNNNNNNNNNNNNNNNNNNNNNNNNNNNNNNNNNNNNNNNNNNNNNNNNNNNNNNNNNNNNNNNNNNNNNNNNNNNNNNNNNNNNNNNNNNNNNNNNNNNNNNNNNNNNNNNNNNNNNNNNNNNNNNNNNNNNNNNNNNNNNNNNNNNNNNNNNNNNNNNNNNNNNNNNNNNNNNNNNNNNNNNNNNNNNNNNNNNNNNNNNNNNNNNNNNNNNNNNNNNNNNNNNNNNNNNNNNNNNNNNNNNNNNNNNNNNNNNNNNNNNNNNNNNNNNNNNNNNNNNNNNNNNNNNNNNNNNNNNNNNNNNNNNNNNNNNNNNNNNNNNNNNNNNNNNNNNNNNNNNNNNNNNNNNNNNNNNNNNNNNNNNNNNNNNNNNNNNNNNNNNNNNNNNNNNNNNNNNNNNNNNNNNNNNNNNNNNNNNNNNNNNNNNtttttttttttttttttttttttttttttttttttttttttttcatatcatTTCGGCGATTGGATTGAAATGAATTAATTGCATGGGTCAACAAGGAATACATCATGAACCGGCAACAACGACGTTTTCTACTTTAACTAATTTTCGTAACACCAAATTGTACCCTTTTACGCGTAAGTAATTGAACCCAAATTCAAACACTCTGAAACTATACCACATATCCGTGCACGCGTTAGTACAATGCACGGCAGCGATGCCATTTCAATCTCAATAATGCTAAAATAATTACTagttttgaagaagaaaaatcattCTTATGAACAGGGCAACTGATGTATATATGTGGTTGTTTGAGCTGATGAAGATTCATGCATCCACACCAAAATGCAATGCCATGCATGATGCATCGCCGTTATTTCAATAGTTGAAATGATGAGAAACTATTCAGCACAgagcatataatatacaaacataaatgtacaatctaACTATTAGTTcagacttttaattgagattgAACACATGTTTTAATTTCGTATCAGAGTAAATTAGTGTATAAACGCTTATCCATTTTCaagaattaataataatcattattctTAAAATTGATACAACATTGCCAAAAACATTCTTAGTTAGATAAGTAAGGACAAATGAATATACTTTGTGCATTATTCCACCATGTTAGTTTGCTACCCACTGACGAGACTATACAGCGCTCCTCACTCCTCCCCTGGCCTTAAACATCGATGGACCATTTCTCTtaattatgtttatttaattgCTCACAAAATATCAAGCTAAGCTAGCATATATGCTTGATCTGTGACGTATCATAGACTCATAGTCATAAATCTATGAAACATAAAACGAGAAGTATCTTTAGTctctattaaaaaattatgcatAATCCCAACAGGGAATGTGTCTTTTGGATCAATCATTTcatcatattattatttgtggaaCTTTATGGATTTTAAAATGTGCTTCAATTCATATGTttcttgaaattttattttattgatctATTTAATATTGTCCTGTACTCTTGTAATTTATCAGTCTtcacgtaaaaaaaaaaaagtataataataatatggtagTATATGCTCAATTAAGTTAAATGTGAATTTGACCTTAGAGAATTAGTTGCTAGCGGTTAGCCCTTACCTACTAATTggttgtattaatttttttgtaaataagtgtttgtgaaaattaTATGTTAGAAAAATGTCTGATATCGTAAAAGAACCTgagacatttaaaaaaaaaaagggaaacgCTTGATCACAATCTTCAAGCGTGTGAAGACACATGTCCTAAAAGTTTCTAATTTCACTTAACAAGCAACAAGGGTGAACAAAtcagaacttttgagatacaaagaACAATGCCAAACTTTTTAGATTGCTTTTCTAAAAAGTTCACAAATTGCAacttgaaatttttgttttatataaaaatactcTCTCGTAAGTAATATAGTTACTTAGTCAAGAATAATACACTCCTTTTTGCTCGTGTGTTGGCAACTTatcatggatttttttttattttctattttatatcCATCATCAAACATCATTTCTTTAATCCTCTTAATACAAGAGTAATGAAGAAGGTTACttggaagtttttttttttttttttctaacttctacaatcatcattctcataatgattaaaataatttaaattttaatttaaattatttacaaattaaatgtctatttaactaattaataatttattatattaataaaataatatttacaatcCCTGAAATTAAAAGATATTAGGATGTCCTATTACTTTGAGGAAAAGTTTTCCAAAACGTTCTGAAAAATGTCCTCTCCTCCCAGAAGACATTGTTTCCTTTCGGAAAATATCGCTTCCTTTATGATGATACCACCCACTCCAGATGATATCACTCCTTCCGAAAGAAACCACTTCCTTCCGATAGTCATTCTCAAGTACTTTCGGAAGACACTGCTTCCTTCCGAAAATACTTCCAGCTAAATTTTCCAACATTTTTTATcagttaaattaaataattactaccaaacataaatAATGTTCTCAACTTCacaacactaaaatattatttatgcttCCGGTAGATATTTCTGAATTAATATATTCAACTATTTACTATATAAACATCCGACAAATTATTAACTTTAatctattttataataataataataataataataataataattttattaattattaaataattacacatacatataaaacatatgttaataattattttataataaaaaattaaattaaacaatacttaattaaaaaattattttcattattttttcataaacaatcacattaaaaattaaaataaaataacaatatgtgagttaaaataaaaagttcataAAATGAGGGAAATTACTCCTATAATTTGAGAAAGGAAGCGAGGGttttaaagaaatttgataatatactttcaaaaatCAAAGTTAAAAGTTACTCAAActctcaaaacaactttttttttcaaatcaacttttttaattaaaaaaataaagataatctCAAAAGCAATTTACCAAGTCCTAAAACACCTATATTAGCCATAAAACagcaaaaaatgataaataaaaaaagttaaaaattatttacctAGACAATTACATATATTGATGTTGTGGACAAAACTTGAAGCATGATTGCGACTTGTGGCAGGTGCATTTACGACTTTACGTGTACTTTGCGTGTACGAACAAGAATTCGGGTCGACTTCTAGTATCTAGTTGTCATGTGGCAGAAAATAAACATGAAGGCATCAAGGCATGGGTTGAATCAgatgaaattaataataataataataataataataatttgcaatATTGGTGGAAATATCATTTGCATTATAACTACCATAAACCGGAACGGAGTAGCGATATTTGAATGTGCACCACTTGCAACattcatatatatcattttcacTGTCAACATGAAGGTTACTGAAACCGATCAAATTAATTGGTTTTTATAAGATAGTTGGTGAATAAgcccccaaaaaataaaaattaaataaaataggatttaaatttaagaaataatCCTTTTGCAACGGAAAAGTTAGTGACGAAATTGCGACGACAATTTGTTTCGTCATTTTTTTACGACGAAATATTATGATGGAATACAAAATTTGCAACAGAAAGGTTAGGGATGAAATTGCGACAATAATTATTTCCGTCCTTATATTTCATCATAGAAATATAAAACGGAATATGAATTTTGCGACGAAATATTTCTTTTCATGCGATTGCGACAGAAAGAAACATTTCTGTTGCCAAAACGGCGACGGACTGTACTCGTGATGGAAACTTCCGTCACCACGCTCTCGACGGATTAATTCCGTCACAAAATGAAATACGAGAAGCCTTGACACTACATAATAGATTCAATTGCGAAAATGTAAAAATTCGCTGCAAAACGTGATTTGCGACGAAAAAAATTCCATCACTaatcgcgatttttcttgtagtggagGGAAATCTAAATCATGTGTAACacactttttttcttaaaactgATTCGCTATCTCTCGAGGGTGTTAGGAGTCTTATAGTGTCAATTTCTCAGGATAAAATGAATTTACAGCAATATATTTGAACATTCAAACTATATTGCTCTCAACGAATTCACACCCGTTGCTTAGCTCAATTCGCACAATATGTACCCCTCATTGACTCTTTAGGTCCAACCTACACCTGATCATTATACTGTGGTTTGTGGACTATGTTCCACATTATTGCAAAGTGGATcacttaccttttttttttgcaaactgTAAATCACTTACCTaaggtttatttttagtatattgaatactcatttttaatatattatactattCAAAAGTAATTTATCAATACATTAcaaatgaatattcaatatattaaaaatgaacatttatcagTGACCATCTTCTAACGTGAACCATGgtatacaatataatttgccaccCCGTCTTGTACTCTAGAAAACCAATCACTCTATGGACCAGCAGGGCAAAATTATATCTCTCCTtgattacttttaaaaatttatacttttgTTTGCTATATAATCTATATTTATCTATAAGAAtgaaaggaaataaaatattgtttaGACTTAATAATCAGTCAAACActtaaaaaatatacaataaaataaagttgGTATGATAGAAAGATACAATATACTATACGCGtgtttattatttgttaatCAAAAGGGACATTTCAACTTGCAATTTAGGATAAAATCAAACCTGGTTCACATGCAATGTTCTCCTCCTATATACCTTATCTCATCCCTCTTCACTGTTACCAACACTCTATATATAGCCCACTCTAACATGGTTATTCACAACCTCAATTCAAATCTAGAAAAGGAAACACGCAATTCAAGTATCATGGCAAAGTTGTCCAGATCAAACGGGAAGAAAAAGAATGGCATGAGCCTCAAGACAGTGGTGCAAAAATTTCAAAAGAGTTTTGTACCAGACAAGAGGTCATCTGTTGATCATTTTGACGAGTTCGAGAACTCAAAGGATAATGTGGCTAATGACGTTAAAGAAGGGCATTTCGCGGTGATGACTGTGGACGACGATGAGAAGCTCAAGAGATTCATCGTTCCTCTAAGTTGTTTAACGCACCCTTCATTTTTAAGGCTGTTGGAAAAAGCTGCAGAGGAGTATGGGTTTGAACATGAAGGTGCACTCATGCTTCCTTGCAGGCCAACTGAGCTGGAGAGGATTCTTGCCAAGCAATGTAATGGAGGAGCAGATTGGAAGTGTTGTACAAGTCAGGACCTTTTATGGTCAAATTAAATGTGGAAGTGGAAAAATTGtccaatttaatttgtttgttaacAGTTAATACAATTTGATTTTGATCAATATTTCGaaacatatatattactttaaagTGTTTAATAGCAATGTATGCAAAAATCGCACCTAAGCACTGATTGCGCTAGACGGTTGGCAGCGAAATCGTTGTTCTAGGCAGTCCGCTGCCTAGGCACCCTTCTAAGTGGCCTAGGAGCCGACTAGGTCGCGGCAGACTTGGCAGCCTAGGCGGTCGTCTAGGCCGTCGATTagttattttttagtttttttttttaaatttgttattttgcTCAGAgtgatgtcatttttagtgaaCTAACCTTTAATTATTCAAATCGGTAGCAATCCccaaaaaatgcaataaaaaaattcgaaatcAGGTACTCTAATATTAGTACTTTGTGAGTTGTGATTTTGTGttgtgttttgattctttaaatcttaatataatttacattttcagATGTTTTTAGGTtataagtaatatttaatactttagtattaattattaaagtattaaatagtttataattattatgcgttaattttttttaaaaaacgaGAGTTCGAATAGTGTAGCGATTTTTTGCAACCTTGTTTAATAGTGTTTCTCAATACAAGGAATATAATACTACTTACGCCATAGTTTCTTTATACAATTGATTTTATAATGGTGCTTAGCTTTATTCAATAAGAATTAATTAAGTTTACAAAAAGATCAAGATGCTAAGtatattggcccaaaataaGTTtggaggcaaattattgtgttgaccatggttcacatagtGATGTGTGGAacataaaaatgtacatttttaatatgctaaatgtatattatttatgtactggatgtacattatataatataatgtacattatacaatataatgtacattatttgatagtatggtccacgcaactgtgtggaccataatgatTGAAGTTTGGGTGGGACTTGAGCTTGAGCCGATTGAACTAGATTGATAATTATTAATCTGAAAATAATGAGCTGTGTTTGACTCATTTTTAAGTCTAgaatgataattataaagtatttgaTAATTTGTGAAACAATCCTAAATCCTAAATAGTAATTAtttcaatcatatatatatatatcactactCATCATCACAAGGGATTCTGTGTGGCCAAAACATTCTCAATAGGCATaaattttgaggagtttttgcaagtgtgactaggaaagagaagatatgagggaagaaagaaaaaaaaaaacaaaaacaaaaacataaactaaatctgaaaaaaaaaagaaaaaaagaggagAAATTAAACATTTACACGCCCGACTACAACGCGAGACAACATTTtgcttccctttttttttcttttcttttttttccttgatGGGTCTCACCGTCTCACTATGGAGACAAAAACAAGGCCCTTATGTTATGCAAAACCACCAAAAAAATCACTACCcccatttgttaaaaaatcaGCTTCAAGTTTTTAAGCATTGAAAAATCACTTGTGGATGCTCTTAGTACAAATGAACCTTTGGTcctcaaataatgtaattttaaaaaataaacatttaatatattaaaaatgtactttatttcAGTGGTTCACTCTACTAAGTGAATTATGGTGCATGCTATAATGAATAATGCAATTAGAGCACAACTTCATCCACTATATCCCATCTTGTCACataaaatgtgttttttttttttttcatccgaTATTGTGGGACACTGGGACTAATTCAAAGGTCTACTCTCAGGTAAAAACTTGGCCGAGCTCAAACCTCTTTAACTTACCAACTGCCCTAAGCTAAACGGAGTTAAATTTTGAttcaatagatatatatttcTGTCCGGTACCGACAAGTGACAGCATCATGTAAAAACTGTTTTTCCCTTTCAGTTCGTTTTAAAAGTCATGTTTCTGAGGAATTGGTGATTCTAAAAAAGAGGTGTAAAAAAATGTACATATGAACTTATTATTGTACTGTGAGTGTACTACGTTTGGGCTGGGCACACGTACGTATGGAGTTGTACGCTGGCGTAAAGCTGGCAAAcccttctttaatttcttcttttcccttttattatattagattgtatattgtttttttGCTATCATTTGGGCGattgaattgaattgcatgggTCAATAAGCCAAGAGGATTGGCGTACATCATGAACTGGCAACAACGACGTACACTTCTTCAAGTAATAATGTACGAAAGAAAAAACGAGGAAATTGCATGCCAAGCTAAGGAATCACATGAAGGACCGACAGAAAGCCCCACCACCTGCggtaattaatataatgttgtgtctttcaaaaaaaaaaataatgttgtgccCGTCTATGAATTACCGCATTTCCGTGCATGCTTTAGTACAATACACGGCAACCATGCCATCACAATCTCAATAATGCTAAAATAATGACCCTTGTTTCTTATGAACATATATGGCATCTTATCTGGGTTGTTTGAGCTGAGGATTCCTTCATCCATACCAGCATGGCATGCATGTGTGATGCATTTATAACCCGTGACCTGGTTCTGATATCACTTGTTAGAATTAGGCACTTACCACTACGCCAGAAGCTATGGCTAGTAGCAaagacacaattttatttccttattgaCGGTCATTACATTTTCGAGAAACATGGTGCTAGACTTGACCATTTGGTCCTTCCTAGCGTCCGCCTAACAATTCCCTAGCTACCAATTGAAGGACCTAACCTTTTACCGGTCTCCGCCCAACAAAATGGCATGCTGCATCGTCTGGATTGTTTGAATGGTGAAAGTTGAAGAAATTCTCTTACCTCTTATATGTTGGATCGTCTGGATTGTTTGAATGGTGAAAGTTGAAGAAATTCTCTTACCTCTTATATGTTGGAAGAAATATGAGTGGTGACTAGTGTATAACTACTTAGCTTGCACATTTTTCAAATGTCAATATATTGCTAAAAGACTATTCCTAATTGTGTGTGCTTGTTATTGTATTGTAGGATGAATGATGAATTGAAGATCAGATGAAAGAAGTCAATGTCATTTAGAGCATTCAAAATAGGGTTTACCTACTGGGCCAGACTGTCCTGTCACAATATAGGTAGGGAGTGGAGTTTTGATTTTAACAGTCCCTTAAAATAGCATATCTTAGCCAAaaatctagtggcacccggtttacactccaaCATGAaggggagtgggttcgagcctcagggCGACtgtagtagtactcaaaaaccTACCAAAGAAAGGGCGGGAGCTTTTGCCTGTCCCATCCCGCCAGTTTGTATTAACATGTTTAATGTCATCCTTG from Ipomoea triloba cultivar NCNSP0323 chromosome 7, ASM357664v1 encodes:
- the LOC116026002 gene encoding auxin-responsive protein SAUR50-like gives rise to the protein MAKLSRSNGKKKNGMSLKTVVQKFQKSFVPDKRSSVDHFDEFENSKDNVANDVKEGHFAVMTVDDDEKLKRFIVPLSCLTHPSFLRLLEKAAEEYGFEHEGALMLPCRPTELERILAKQCNGGADWKCCTSQDLLWSN